Sequence from the Amycolatopsis sp. NBC_00345 genome:
ACGAGACCTCGCCGACGAGGTCCGAGACGCTCACCGCGCGGGGCGGCGCGCCCTCCAGCACCACGGTGATCTCGCCGCGCACGCCGTCGGCGGCCCACTCCGCCAGCGAAGCCAGCGTGCCCCGCTTGATCTCTTCGTACGTTTTGGTCAGCTCGCGGCACACGGCGGCCCGGCGCGTGCCGCCGAGCGCGGCGGCGGCGTCGGCCAGCGTCGAGGCCACGCGGTGGGGCGACTCGAAGAACACGACGGTCCGCGGCTCCGAAGCCAGCGAGGCCAGCCACTTCCCGCGTTCACCCGGCTTCCGCGGCGCGAACCCCTCGAAGCAGAACCGGTCGCACGGCAGGCCCGAGAGCGCCAGCGCCGTCGTCACCGCCGAGGGGCCGGGAAGACAGGTGACAGGCAGGTCCTCGGCAACACAGGCGGCCACCAGGCGGAAGCCCGGGTCGGACACACTCGGCATTCCGGCATCGGTCACCAAAAGCACCGTTTCGCCCGCACGCAAGGATTCCAGCAGCTTCGGCAGGCGCGCGGTCTCGACGTCTTCGTAAAAGCTCACCACGCGGCCGGACGGCGTCACGTCCAGCGCCGAGGTCAACGTCCGCAGCCGGCGCGTGTCCTCGGCCGCGATGACGTCCGCGGTGGCCAGCGCCGTAACCAGGCGCGAGGACGCGTCGCCGGTGTCGCCCAGCGGGGTCGCGGCGAGGACGAGCCGTCCGGGCGAAGTGGTCATACCGCCAGCCTAACGACATCAATACCCACCATGCCCGCCGCAGCCGAGCCACTAGTATCAGGCCCCGTGACCGCACTGCTGACCCGTCCCGACGACGAGAGCGTGCGGCCGGACCCGGTCGACGCGCTCCGGCCGCCGACCGACCGCGAGGCCACCCTCCTCGGCCGCGGCATGCCAACCGACCGCCTGCGCAGCTGGATCGTCACGCTGGTGCTGACGCTGATCGGCGGGTACGTCCGGCTGCAGAACCTCGGCGTCCCCACGGACCACGGCACCCCGGTCTTCGACGAAAAGCACTACGTGCCCCAGGCCGCGCAGATGCTGCGCAACGGCGGCTACGAGGACAACGCCGGCTACGAGCTGATCGTGCACCCGCCGCTGGCCAAGGACTTCATCGCGATCGGCCAGTGGCTGTTCGGCTACAACGGCTGGGGCTGGCGGATCATGCCCGCGCTGGCCGGGACGCTGATCATCCTGCTCACCATCCGCATCGCGCGGCGGCTCACGCGCTCGACACTGCTCGGCGGCATCGCCGGCGTGCTGGTGATCAGCGACGGCGTGCTGCACCTGCAGTCCCGCATGGGCATGCTCGACATCTTCATCGCACTGTTCGTGCTCGCCGCGTTCGCCTGCCTGCTCTGTGACCGCGACCAGGTGCGCCGGCGGCTCGCCGTCG
This genomic interval carries:
- the rsmI gene encoding 16S rRNA (cytidine(1402)-2'-O)-methyltransferase, whose translation is MTTSPGRLVLAATPLGDTGDASSRLVTALATADVIAAEDTRRLRTLTSALDVTPSGRVVSFYEDVETARLPKLLESLRAGETVLLVTDAGMPSVSDPGFRLVAACVAEDLPVTCLPGPSAVTTALALSGLPCDRFCFEGFAPRKPGERGKWLASLASEPRTVVFFESPHRVASTLADAAAALGGTRRAAVCRELTKTYEEIKRGTLASLAEWAADGVRGEITVVLEGAPPRAVSVSDLVGEVSSRVAAGERLKSAAAEVAEAAGVSKKELYDAVLASRK